In one window of Tumebacillus algifaecis DNA:
- the dpsA gene encoding dipicolinate synthase subunit DpsA, with the protein MLTGIKMAFVGGDARMIEVIKYAIELDASIVLIGFDQLETPLADTVKAELAPDVFSDVDAIVLPVTGMDDTGKVESRFSSQELMLAEEHFAALQKHVLIFTGIARKRLTEVCQKKGLRLIQLMELDEIAIRNSVPSAEGAIQMAMENTDITIHGSRSVVLGYGRCGITLARMLEGIGANVSVCARKEADLARIQEMGLKAFPLHEMVKAVKDAELIFNTIPHQVLTAEVLTRVPKTCVIIDIASKPGGTDFRYAEKRGIKAILAPGLPGIVAPKTAGQILARTLCRILWEHA; encoded by the coding sequence ATGCTGACAGGGATCAAAATGGCGTTCGTCGGCGGCGACGCTCGCATGATTGAAGTGATCAAGTATGCGATCGAACTCGATGCGAGCATCGTTTTGATCGGCTTCGATCAACTTGAGACCCCCCTCGCAGATACGGTCAAGGCGGAACTCGCCCCTGACGTGTTCAGCGACGTAGACGCAATCGTGCTTCCCGTGACCGGAATGGATGACACAGGCAAAGTGGAGTCTCGTTTTTCTTCACAAGAACTTATGCTTGCTGAGGAGCATTTTGCAGCGTTGCAAAAGCATGTGCTCATCTTTACTGGCATCGCACGGAAGAGACTGACGGAGGTGTGTCAGAAAAAAGGTCTGCGCCTGATTCAATTGATGGAGCTTGACGAAATCGCAATCCGCAACTCCGTGCCTTCTGCCGAAGGGGCGATACAGATGGCGATGGAGAACACCGACATCACCATCCACGGTTCGCGCTCCGTAGTGCTCGGATATGGGCGCTGCGGTATCACCCTAGCCCGCATGCTGGAAGGCATCGGAGCAAATGTTTCAGTTTGCGCCAGAAAAGAAGCGGATCTCGCCCGCATTCAAGAGATGGGCTTGAAAGCATTTCCGCTGCACGAGATGGTGAAGGCGGTAAAAGATGCGGAATTGATCTTTAATACGATCCCGCATCAGGTGTTGACCGCAGAGGTGCTGACACGGGTGCCCAAAACCTGTGTGATCATCGACATCGCCTCGAAACCGGGCGGCACCGATTTTCGCTACGCAGAAAAACGGGGAATCAAAGCAATTCTTGCACCAGGTCTGCCGGGGATCGTTGCCCCAAAGACCGCAGGGCAGATTTTAGCACGCACGCTCTGTCGGATCCTTTGGGAACATGCGTAA
- a CDS encoding polysaccharide deacetylase family protein, translated as MKRPIYFLTLTKRHLLLGMAAFLFLVAGLVIGGQQKQLPVVAAMSGMNDDALKKRIELLAKEYDKQPIDAVNDRVWRGIPGLNGLKVDVEATYRKTKAEGGERIAIVAEQLPPKVHLKDLGPVPIYKGNAQKKQMALMINVAWGTEYLPDMLATLAKHQVKATFFLDGSWTKKNPEMAKQIAMAGHELGNHAYSHPDMSRMGVSDQVRQITRTNAVIQEATGISPKLFAPPSGAYADSTVETAHSQGMQTILWTLDTVDWKKPPAATIVDRVTSRAENGALVLMHPTEPTREALRTIVATLTKKGYELVTVSELLDEKRPVPNL; from the coding sequence ATGAAACGGCCGATTTACTTTTTGACACTAACCAAACGCCATCTTCTGCTCGGAATGGCGGCGTTTTTGTTTTTGGTGGCCGGACTTGTCATCGGCGGTCAGCAAAAGCAGTTGCCTGTGGTTGCCGCGATGTCTGGCATGAACGATGACGCCTTGAAAAAACGAATTGAACTGCTCGCCAAAGAGTATGACAAACAGCCGATCGACGCTGTGAACGACCGGGTTTGGCGCGGCATACCGGGGCTAAACGGCTTAAAGGTCGATGTGGAAGCGACCTATCGAAAGACCAAAGCGGAAGGCGGAGAGCGTATTGCGATCGTCGCGGAACAGCTACCGCCCAAGGTACATCTCAAAGACCTAGGTCCTGTTCCCATCTACAAGGGCAATGCTCAAAAAAAACAGATGGCCCTGATGATCAATGTCGCTTGGGGGACAGAATATTTACCAGACATGCTAGCCACTTTAGCGAAACATCAGGTAAAAGCCACTTTCTTCCTCGATGGCAGTTGGACCAAAAAGAACCCGGAGATGGCCAAGCAAATCGCGATGGCCGGCCATGAATTGGGCAATCATGCCTATTCGCATCCAGATATGTCGCGAATGGGCGTGTCCGATCAAGTACGCCAGATCACCCGTACGAACGCGGTGATTCAAGAGGCGACTGGGATCAGTCCCAAGTTGTTCGCACCGCCGTCCGGCGCCTATGCAGACTCCACGGTGGAGACCGCACACAGCCAAGGCATGCAAACGATTCTTTGGACGCTGGACACGGTGGACTGGAAAAAGCCACCGGCTGCCACGATCGTCGATCGGGTCACCTCGCGCGCGGAAAACGGAGCTTTGGTTCTGATGCATCCGACCGAACCAACTCGCGAGGCGTTGCGTACGATAGTAGCAACTCTCACCAAAAAAGGCTATGAACTTGTCACCGTTTCAGAACTGCTCGACGAGAAGCGTCCCGTGCCAAACCTGTAA
- a CDS encoding YlmC/YmxH family sporulation protein, with protein sequence MRLSDLAGKELIDVRSGTRIGLLGSADLYIDEESGSIDSIVITQGGFSFGKKKEHTVIPWAAIHKIGPDMILLDSSQEARYGSVAFGTRD encoded by the coding sequence ATGCGACTGAGTGATTTGGCTGGGAAAGAGTTGATCGATGTTCGGTCCGGTACTCGGATCGGCTTGTTAGGGAGCGCTGACCTGTATATCGATGAGGAGAGCGGATCGATCGATTCGATCGTGATCACCCAAGGTGGATTTTCATTTGGTAAGAAAAAAGAGCATACCGTCATTCCGTGGGCGGCGATTCATAAAATCGGTCCTGACATGATTTTGCTCGATTCCTCACAAGAAGCGCGCTACGGAAGTGTGGCGTTTGGAACTAGAGACTAG
- the dapA gene encoding 4-hydroxy-tetrahydrodipicolinate synthase — MAVDFGRLLTAMVTPFDDNLDVDYGRLDALIEHLIGSGTTTLVVSGTTGESPTLTHDEKIALFKHVVEKAAGRVKVVAGTSSNDTRASVELSQEAEAAGVDGLLLVVPYYNKPSQEGMYQHFKAIADGVKIPCILYNIPGRTGVNMTSETTLRLAEIDNIVATKESSGDFNQISEIVAASPAGFKVYSGDDYLTLPMLAVGAYGIVSVASHVVGDEMSQMIGAFVEGRVEEAAVLHAKLLPVFQGLFLATNPTLVKAMLNQNGVEVGGVRLPLVEAAPELIEEVGKRLNKIKG; from the coding sequence GTGGCAGTGGATTTTGGGAGACTTTTGACCGCGATGGTCACCCCGTTTGATGATAACTTGGACGTTGATTACGGCCGTTTGGACGCTTTGATCGAGCATTTGATCGGATCGGGTACTACGACGCTCGTCGTTTCGGGCACGACAGGCGAATCGCCGACTCTGACCCATGACGAGAAGATTGCTTTATTTAAACATGTAGTCGAGAAAGCAGCGGGCCGCGTCAAGGTGGTCGCGGGAACTTCGAGCAACGACACGCGCGCTTCTGTCGAGCTTTCACAAGAAGCGGAAGCGGCAGGTGTGGATGGTCTGTTGCTCGTCGTGCCGTACTACAACAAGCCATCACAAGAAGGCATGTATCAGCACTTCAAAGCGATCGCAGACGGAGTGAAGATTCCGTGCATTCTGTACAACATCCCAGGGCGCACCGGCGTAAATATGACGTCAGAGACCACCTTGCGTCTGGCCGAGATCGATAACATTGTGGCGACCAAAGAATCGAGTGGTGATTTCAACCAGATATCTGAAATCGTCGCCGCTTCACCGGCAGGGTTTAAAGTATATAGTGGTGACGATTACCTCACCTTGCCGATGCTGGCGGTCGGGGCTTATGGAATCGTCTCGGTCGCTTCGCACGTGGTCGGGGATGAAATGTCCCAGATGATCGGTGCGTTCGTTGAAGGCCGTGTGGAAGAGGCGGCAGTGTTGCACGCCAAACTGTTGCCAGTCTTCCAAGGGCTGTTCCTCGCTACCAACCCGACCCTTGTGAAAGCGATGCTGAATCAGAACGGTGTAGAGGTAGGCGGCGTTCGCCTGCCGTTGGTGGAAGCGGCACCGGAACTGATCGAAGAGGTAGGCAAGCGTCTGAACAAGATCAAAGGCTAA
- a CDS encoding M16 family metallopeptidase, whose product MYREVLQNGIRVVIEEIPSVRSVSLGIWVGAGSRDENPQNNGVTHFIEHMMFKGTDNINARQIAELFDGIGGQVNAFTSKEYTCYYAKVLDEHFGLALATLGDMLLNSKFAEEELAKERRVVLEEIKMYEDAPDDLVHDMIAEVVFQKHPLGYNILGTEANLHAFKPQDLFDYMKEKYTTDNIVIAIAGNVQRDHAVALANELFGHMQPSRISRQDEQAVFHSGKAIRNKKTEQAHIVLGAPGIAYDDPMIYPVILFNNVLGGSSSSRLFQEIREERGLAYSIYSYHTAYKDSGMFGLYVGTAPERAQHVLDLCEEVMSDIAQKGITAEELTKAKEQVKGSLMLSLESTSSRMSRLGKNELLGRHDSLDDLVDKIKNVSLDEIKTAAGAILGGKFAMTAVGPLDDLRMPGETK is encoded by the coding sequence ATTTATCGTGAAGTACTCCAAAACGGGATACGAGTGGTCATCGAAGAAATTCCATCGGTGCGCTCCGTATCGCTGGGGATTTGGGTGGGGGCAGGTTCCCGCGACGAAAATCCGCAGAATAACGGCGTTACCCATTTTATTGAACACATGATGTTTAAAGGAACGGACAACATCAACGCGCGCCAGATCGCAGAGCTGTTTGACGGCATCGGCGGTCAGGTGAATGCGTTTACGTCGAAGGAATACACATGCTACTACGCGAAAGTGTTGGACGAACACTTTGGACTGGCGCTGGCAACGCTTGGTGATATGCTGCTCAACTCCAAATTTGCGGAAGAGGAGCTGGCAAAAGAACGCCGCGTCGTGTTGGAAGAGATCAAGATGTATGAGGATGCCCCAGATGATTTGGTGCATGATATGATCGCCGAAGTAGTGTTTCAAAAGCATCCGCTCGGCTATAACATCCTTGGCACAGAAGCGAACCTGCATGCGTTTAAACCACAGGATCTCTTCGACTACATGAAAGAGAAATACACGACCGACAACATCGTCATTGCGATCGCTGGCAATGTACAACGCGATCATGCGGTCGCCTTGGCGAACGAGCTGTTTGGTCATATGCAGCCGTCTCGCATCTCCCGTCAGGACGAACAGGCTGTGTTCCACTCTGGTAAGGCGATACGGAATAAAAAGACGGAGCAGGCGCATATTGTGCTCGGGGCACCGGGTATCGCATATGACGATCCGATGATCTACCCGGTCATCTTGTTCAACAATGTGCTGGGCGGCTCGTCTTCTTCGCGACTTTTTCAAGAGATCCGCGAAGAGCGCGGTCTGGCCTACTCGATCTACAGCTACCACACCGCTTACAAGGACAGCGGCATGTTCGGCCTTTATGTCGGCACAGCGCCGGAGCGGGCTCAGCACGTGCTCGACCTGTGTGAAGAGGTGATGTCTGACATCGCACAAAAAGGGATCACCGCTGAGGAGTTGACCAAAGCGAAGGAGCAGGTCAAAGGCTCGCTGATGCTGTCTTTGGAAAGCACCTCCTCGCGCATGTCGAGACTTGGCAAAAACGAACTGCTGGGACGCCACGACTCGCTTGACGATTTGGTAGACAAGATCAAAAACGTGTCGCTCGATGAGATCAAAACGGCGGCAGGTGCGATCCTTGGTGGCAAATTCGCCATGACTGCCGTAGGTCCGCTCGACGATTTGCGTATGCCCGGCGAAACAAAATAG
- the dapG gene encoding aspartate kinase, whose product MRILVQKFGGTSVATRAIREQAIEHILDARSLGYSVVVVVSAMGRKGDPYATDSLISLIDEQDRISRREADLLMSCGEVISSVVFAGHLRAHGVEACALNGGQAGITTNDDFSNAQILTINPKRILQELEQDRVVIVTGFQGWTKDYETTTLGRGGSDTTATALAVALDAEVVDIFTDVEGIMTADPRIVDDARRLRAVTYSEICNLAYQGAKVIHPRAVEIAMQKNIPIRVRATSSKDEGTLVTSQTETDRIEGELRDQLVTGITQTANVTQIKVFAEPNNSGMQLNVFQAMAEHNISVDFINVNPRGVAFTVSDSDTDKALQVLQNMDFHPEATRGCAKVSVVGAGIAGVPGVMALILGAIHAEGIEILQSADSHTTIWCLVRGDDMAQAVRALHNKFELHAL is encoded by the coding sequence ATGCGAATTCTCGTTCAAAAATTCGGTGGCACCTCAGTAGCCACGCGAGCGATCAGGGAACAGGCGATCGAACATATTTTAGATGCGAGATCGCTCGGTTACAGCGTGGTGGTTGTCGTATCCGCGATGGGACGCAAGGGTGACCCGTACGCGACCGATTCGCTGATCTCCCTGATTGACGAGCAAGACAGAATCTCCCGCCGCGAAGCTGACTTGCTGATGTCTTGCGGCGAAGTGATCTCGAGCGTCGTCTTTGCCGGACATTTGCGCGCGCACGGCGTGGAGGCTTGCGCATTGAATGGCGGGCAGGCTGGGATCACGACCAATGATGATTTTTCCAACGCTCAGATTCTCACGATCAACCCAAAGAGGATTTTGCAGGAATTGGAACAGGACCGCGTGGTGATTGTGACTGGTTTTCAGGGCTGGACGAAAGACTATGAAACGACGACTCTTGGCCGAGGCGGTAGCGACACGACCGCTACAGCGCTTGCCGTTGCCCTCGATGCGGAAGTGGTGGACATTTTCACCGATGTCGAAGGCATCATGACGGCCGACCCGCGCATCGTCGATGACGCTCGACGCCTACGTGCTGTGACGTACAGCGAAATCTGCAACCTGGCCTACCAAGGGGCGAAGGTGATTCACCCGCGCGCTGTCGAAATCGCGATGCAAAAAAACATTCCGATCCGCGTGCGCGCAACGTCTTCGAAAGATGAAGGGACGCTTGTCACCTCACAGACCGAGACGGATCGCATTGAAGGCGAACTGCGTGACCAACTGGTCACCGGTATCACACAGACGGCTAATGTCACCCAGATCAAAGTGTTTGCTGAGCCGAACAATAGCGGCATGCAATTGAATGTGTTTCAAGCGATGGCCGAGCACAATATCTCGGTGGACTTTATCAACGTCAACCCGCGCGGTGTTGCTTTCACCGTATCGGACAGCGACACGGACAAGGCGCTACAGGTGCTACAAAACATGGATTTTCATCCGGAAGCCACGCGCGGATGTGCCAAAGTATCGGTTGTCGGAGCCGGAATTGCGGGTGTGCCGGGCGTGATGGCATTGATCCTCGGCGCGATCCATGCAGAAGGCATCGAAATCCTGCAATCGGCCGATTCACATACGACGATCTGGTGTCTCGTCCGCGGCGATGATATGGCACAGGCTGTGCGGGCCCTACACAACAAGTTTGAACTGCATGCACTGTAA
- a CDS encoding ribonuclease J — MSKNNNKLSIIPLGGVGEIGKNMTAYVYGNDIIVVDAGLKFPEEEMLGIDIVIPDITYLIENKNKIRGMFITHGHEDHIGGLPYFLKHINVPVYGTRLTLGLIEGKLREHNLLDVTKLITVTNQDHIKAGVFTVTPFYNNHSIPDTVGFSIDTPEGIVIHTGDFKFDFTPVDNRKADFHMLAEWGAKGVLALLSDSTNSERPGYTMSERVVGITIDDTFRQAERRIILATFASNLHRIQQVFTAAERFGRKVAVVGRSMVNNINIAMELGYLQVAKGTLIDPDEVNKLPPEQIVVLSTGSQGEAMSALTRMARATHRKVEILPGDTVIIASSPIPGNEKFISRTIDQLFRIGANVIYQAVSGVHVSGHGSQEELKLMLNLVQPKYFIPVHGEYRMLKKHAELAVATGVEQENCFIVDIGDQVEFQNGRARMGSKVPSGTVLIDGLGVGDVGNIVLRDRKLLSQDGILVVVVTLSKAEGTILSGPDIISRGFVYVRESEQLLDEANRIVTATLQRMVAENVNEWSSLKTGIRDALSRFLYEQTRRRPMILPIIMEV, encoded by the coding sequence TTGAGCAAGAACAACAACAAATTGTCGATCATCCCGTTGGGCGGCGTAGGGGAAATCGGCAAGAATATGACGGCGTATGTGTACGGCAACGACATCATCGTAGTCGATGCCGGCCTGAAGTTCCCGGAGGAGGAGATGCTCGGGATTGACATCGTCATCCCGGATATCACGTACCTGATCGAGAACAAGAACAAGATCCGCGGTATGTTTATTACGCACGGCCATGAAGACCACATCGGCGGTCTTCCATACTTCTTGAAGCATATCAACGTGCCTGTCTATGGGACACGTTTGACCCTTGGGCTGATTGAAGGCAAGCTGCGTGAACACAATCTTCTTGATGTCACCAAGCTCATCACCGTTACCAATCAGGATCATATCAAAGCGGGTGTCTTCACCGTCACTCCGTTTTATAACAATCACTCCATTCCTGATACGGTCGGATTTTCCATCGATACTCCTGAAGGCATCGTGATTCATACTGGCGACTTCAAGTTTGACTTCACCCCGGTCGATAACCGCAAAGCAGATTTTCATATGCTGGCCGAGTGGGGCGCGAAGGGCGTACTTGCGTTACTTTCCGACTCCACCAATTCGGAGCGTCCGGGCTACACCATGTCGGAGCGCGTCGTCGGCATCACGATTGACGATACGTTCCGCCAAGCGGAGCGCCGCATCATCTTGGCGACGTTCGCATCCAACCTGCATCGGATTCAGCAGGTATTTACCGCAGCGGAGCGCTTTGGGCGCAAGGTTGCAGTCGTCGGCCGCAGTATGGTCAACAACATCAACATCGCGATGGAGTTGGGCTACCTGCAAGTAGCGAAAGGGACTCTGATCGATCCTGATGAAGTGAACAAGCTACCACCTGAGCAGATCGTCGTGCTCTCCACCGGTTCACAAGGGGAGGCGATGTCCGCCTTGACCCGTATGGCGCGTGCGACACACCGCAAAGTGGAGATTCTGCCTGGCGATACGGTCATCATCGCTTCGTCCCCGATTCCGGGCAATGAGAAGTTCATCTCCCGCACGATCGACCAACTGTTCCGTATCGGTGCGAACGTAATTTACCAAGCGGTGTCTGGTGTACACGTTTCCGGTCACGGTTCGCAGGAAGAGCTGAAGTTGATGCTGAATCTCGTTCAGCCGAAATACTTTATCCCTGTTCACGGTGAATACCGGATGCTGAAAAAACATGCCGAACTGGCAGTTGCGACCGGTGTGGAACAGGAGAACTGCTTCATCGTCGATATTGGCGATCAGGTGGAATTCCAAAACGGCCGCGCACGTATGGGCTCAAAAGTTCCGTCCGGCACGGTCCTCATCGACGGGCTTGGTGTTGGTGATGTCGGCAATATCGTCCTGCGCGACCGCAAACTGCTCTCGCAAGACGGAATCCTTGTCGTGGTGGTCACCCTTTCGAAAGCAGAAGGTACCATCCTGTCTGGGCCAGACATTATTTCCCGTGGTTTCGTCTATGTGCGTGAGTCGGAACAACTGCTGGACGAGGCAAATCGCATCGTCACAGCCACCTTGCAACGCATGGTTGCCGAAAATGTCAACGAGTGGTCCTCGCTCAAGACTGGCATCCGTGATGCGCTGTCTCGCTTCCTCTACGAACAGACACGTCGCCGCCCGATGATCCTGCCGATCATCATGGAAGTATAG
- a CDS encoding dipicolinate synthase subunit B, which yields MELTGKTIGFGLTGSHCTYAEVQPQMEALMQAGARVVPILSYTVQSTSTRFAEADEWVSTIEKITGETAIKSIPEAEPLGPSKLLDCMLIAPCTGNSLAKLANAMNESPVLMAAKSTLRNDRPVVVSISTNDGLGLNAMNIGKLLVTKNIFFVPFGQDDPWKKINSLVARNELIIPTIEHALEKKQIQPMIVEKWRDLQK from the coding sequence ATGGAGTTGACAGGGAAAACGATCGGGTTTGGCCTCACGGGTTCACACTGTACGTACGCCGAAGTTCAGCCGCAGATGGAAGCGCTGATGCAAGCGGGAGCCCGCGTGGTTCCGATCCTTTCTTACACGGTCCAATCGACCAGCACCCGCTTCGCCGAAGCGGATGAATGGGTGTCAACAATTGAGAAGATCACAGGCGAGACGGCGATCAAGTCGATCCCGGAGGCAGAGCCGCTGGGTCCTTCCAAATTGCTCGACTGCATGTTGATCGCCCCCTGTACCGGAAACTCGCTGGCGAAATTGGCCAATGCGATGAATGAATCGCCGGTGCTGATGGCAGCCAAATCAACATTGCGCAATGACCGTCCTGTCGTCGTGTCGATCTCGACCAACGACGGATTGGGTCTCAATGCGATGAACATCGGGAAACTGCTCGTGACGAAAAACATCTTCTTTGTTCCGTTTGGGCAAGATGACCCTTGGAAGAAGATCAATTCGCTCGTCGCGCGCAATGAGCTGATCATCCCGACGATCGAGCACGCGCTTGAGAAAAAACAAATTCAGCCAATGATCGTAGAAAAGTGGCGAGATTTGCAAAAATAA
- a CDS encoding polysaccharide deacetylase family protein — translation MKKMTHARKFHAGKLLTACAVCLLMFSGITDTLAINTYVRDLKGLAIPVQTYRVEQPVVALTFDVSEDSDQVAQILVKLRAEKAKATFFLTGEWVERHQHLARAIVREGHEVGRSLYSYRKASELTQDELRIELQKTDQAWSAAKLPNVDLFRVPFGETKGQVAKEIRARHENLIAWSISAVPLSQQEASAVWSGLSVGLSAGDIVRLRADQVTADGIPEVLKQIRGAGFDAKSISALQAEVQ, via the coding sequence ATGAAAAAAATGACACATGCACGCAAATTTCATGCAGGAAAACTGTTGACTGCCTGTGCCGTTTGCTTGTTGATGTTTTCCGGAATTACCGATACGTTAGCGATCAACACCTATGTGCGCGACCTGAAAGGACTGGCAATTCCGGTTCAGACCTACCGTGTCGAACAGCCGGTCGTAGCACTGACCTTCGATGTATCAGAAGACAGCGACCAAGTGGCGCAAATATTGGTCAAACTGCGAGCTGAAAAAGCAAAAGCAACGTTTTTCTTGACCGGAGAATGGGTCGAGCGACATCAACATCTTGCCCGTGCGATCGTCCGTGAAGGACATGAGGTCGGACGCAGTTTGTATTCGTATCGCAAAGCTTCCGAGCTGACACAAGACGAACTCCGCATTGAACTGCAAAAGACCGATCAGGCATGGAGCGCGGCGAAATTGCCCAACGTTGATCTGTTTCGTGTGCCTTTTGGCGAAACGAAAGGACAAGTTGCCAAAGAGATTCGCGCCCGCCATGAGAACCTGATCGCGTGGTCGATCAGCGCGGTGCCGCTTTCACAGCAAGAGGCATCCGCAGTCTGGAGTGGACTCTCAGTCGGTCTGTCTGCCGGAGACATCGTAAGACTGCGAGCTGATCAGGTGACGGCAGACGGAATACCTGAAGTGCTGAAGCAGATTCGCGGGGCTGGGTTCGATGCAAAATCGATCTCCGCATTGCAAGCGGAGGTGCAGTGA
- a CDS encoding aspartate-semialdehyde dehydrogenase: protein MVIKERYNVAVVGATGAVGQKMIETLEKRDFPVGELRLLASPRSVGQQVMFKGQTYKVEEARPEAFEGIDFALFAAGGSISEKLAPEAVERGAVVIDNTSVFRMVPEVPLVVPEVNPHAISQHQGIIANPNCSTIQMVVALKPLYDAYGIERIIVSTYQAVSGAGQKGVDDLLDQTRAVLNGEEVVGTHLPVGSQPKKHQMAFNAIPQIDVFEENGFSKEEMKMVNETRKIFGDQEIQVTPTAVRIPVLFGHAEAVYIETEKSFDLEEVRQLLEQAPGITVLDNLKEQEYPMPAMAEGTHDVYVGRIRRDLFHPRGLNLWVVSDNVLKGAAWNAVQIAEYMVKSK from the coding sequence ATGGTAATAAAAGAACGCTACAATGTTGCAGTGGTTGGAGCCACAGGCGCAGTCGGTCAGAAAATGATTGAAACTCTGGAGAAACGGGATTTTCCCGTGGGCGAACTTCGCTTGCTCGCCTCTCCTCGTTCTGTTGGGCAGCAAGTGATGTTTAAAGGACAGACGTATAAGGTGGAAGAAGCCCGTCCGGAAGCGTTCGAAGGTATTGACTTCGCGCTGTTCGCGGCGGGCGGTTCCATCTCCGAAAAACTCGCTCCGGAAGCGGTAGAACGCGGGGCGGTCGTCATCGACAACACCAGCGTGTTTCGCATGGTGCCAGAAGTGCCGCTCGTCGTGCCCGAAGTAAACCCGCACGCGATCTCGCAGCACCAAGGCATCATCGCCAATCCGAACTGTTCGACGATTCAGATGGTCGTTGCCCTCAAACCGCTGTATGACGCATACGGCATTGAGCGCATCATCGTCTCGACCTATCAGGCGGTATCGGGAGCTGGGCAAAAAGGCGTTGATGACCTGCTCGATCAGACTCGTGCTGTGTTGAACGGGGAAGAAGTGGTCGGCACACATCTGCCGGTCGGCTCACAGCCGAAAAAACATCAGATGGCGTTCAATGCAATTCCTCAGATCGACGTGTTTGAAGAGAACGGATTCTCCAAAGAAGAGATGAAGATGGTCAACGAAACGCGCAAAATTTTCGGGGACCAGGAGATTCAAGTCACACCGACCGCCGTGCGGATTCCGGTGCTGTTTGGCCATGCGGAAGCGGTATACATCGAAACGGAAAAGTCGTTCGATCTGGAAGAAGTGCGTCAACTGCTGGAGCAGGCGCCGGGCATTACGGTGCTCGACAACTTAAAAGAGCAGGAGTACCCGATGCCTGCGATGGCAGAAGGCACACATGATGTTTATGTGGGGCGTATTCGCCGCGACCTGTTTCATCCGCGCGGCTTGAACTTGTGGGTAGTATCTGACAACGTGCTCAAAGGCGCGGCCTGGAACGCTGTGCAGATTGCCGAATATATGGTGAAATCCAAGTAG